A window of Rhododendron vialii isolate Sample 1 chromosome 11a, ASM3025357v1 contains these coding sequences:
- the LOC131307530 gene encoding F-box/LRR-repeat protein At3g26922-like isoform X2, whose product MGSKRRHQKKKRKLIGGEEEEEEEEEEEEEEDRISSLPDSILHQILSSIDTTSVVQTSVLSKRWRYLWTSVPNIHLDYDAFPDLVKNCICYAFRHNVQELLLWPDWNSYVEHSVFPACLSEALGISSSSLISLTLACHAFGMPPDKPLRLPALKTLRLAGCCHDYANFITGTVGNCTNLETLILDDLELNSLNINAPNLRNLELHYYDDDCSCGSCFESKIVVSAPGLTSFKLEGHALPVFSAASLPCLHNVHVCLKTWSFDEYESYDVPDEEILQRMPLNVMKMLEQLGEADYVTLSMDTVEALAKDPDSLNNRLSPFRKLKHLKLTTPSRSSNLPLNVIAYLTKGSSSDTLVGDFYSLGKWIRA is encoded by the exons ATGGGTAGTAAGAGGAGGcatcagaagaagaaaaggaaactaATCggcggtgaagaagaagaagaagaagaagaagaagaagaagaagaagaagacagaaTCAGCAGCTTACCCGACTCCATTCTTCACCAAATCCTCTCCTCCATCGACACCACATCCGTCGTCCAGACCTCCGTTTTGTCAAAGAGATGGAGGTACCTTTGGACTTCGGTACCAAACATACACTTGGATTACGACGCATTTCCGG ACCTTGTCAAAAACTGCATATGCTATGCATTTCGACACAATGTTCAAGAATTGCTTCTCTGGCCCGACTGGAATTCGTATGTGGAACACTCGGTATTTCCCGCCTGCCTATCCGAAGCCCTTGGAATTTCCTCTAGTTCTCTTATAAGCCTTACGTTGGCGTGTCATGCCTTTGGTATGCCACCGGACAAACCGCTGCGGTTACCTGCATTAAAGACTCTGCGTCTCGCCGGTTGCTGCCATGATTATGCCAATTTCATAACTGGGACTGTTGGGAATTGTACCAACTTGGAAACATTGATTTTGGATGACTTAGAGTTGAATAGTTTGAATATCAATGCTCCTAATCTTAGGAACCTAGAATTACACTACTATGATGATGATTGCAGCTGTGGCAGCTGTTTCGAATCCAAGATTGTGGTTTCAGCACCTGGGCTGACATCCTTCAAGTTGGAAGGACACGCTTTGCCTGTCTTTTCTGCAGCAAGTCTCCCTTGTCTTCACAATGTACACGTGTGCCTGAAAACATGGTCTTTTGATGAATATGAATCATATGATGTACCAGATGAAGAAATCTTGCAAAGGATGCCCCTTAATGTGATGAAGATGCTTGAACAGCTTGGAGAAGCAGATTACGTTACATTGTCCATGGATACTGTTGAG GCCCTTGCAAAGGATCCCGATTCTCTTAACAATCGTCTTTCTCCATTTCGTAAGTTGAAGCACCTAAAGTTGACAACTCCTTCACGGTCTTCAAATCTGCCTTTAAATGTGATTGCCTACTTAACTAAAGGTTCCTCGAGTGACACTTTGGTTGGGGACTTCTATTCATTAG gTAAATGGATACGTGCTTAG
- the LOC131307530 gene encoding F-box/LRR-repeat protein At3g26922-like isoform X1: MGSKRRHQKKKRKLIGGEEEEEEEEEEEEEEDRISSLPDSILHQILSSIDTTSVVQTSVLSKRWRYLWTSVPNIHLDYDAFPGNFHCETKKRRFAHFVNQVLSLRDASSVFRFYLRCILFLDADLVKNCICYAFRHNVQELLLWPDWNSYVEHSVFPACLSEALGISSSSLISLTLACHAFGMPPDKPLRLPALKTLRLAGCCHDYANFITGTVGNCTNLETLILDDLELNSLNINAPNLRNLELHYYDDDCSCGSCFESKIVVSAPGLTSFKLEGHALPVFSAASLPCLHNVHVCLKTWSFDEYESYDVPDEEILQRMPLNVMKMLEQLGEADYVTLSMDTVEALAKDPDSLNNRLSPFRKLKHLKLTTPSRSSNLPLNVIAYLTKGSSSDTLVGDFYSLGKWIRA; this comes from the exons ATGGGTAGTAAGAGGAGGcatcagaagaagaaaaggaaactaATCggcggtgaagaagaagaagaagaagaagaagaagaagaagaagaagaagacagaaTCAGCAGCTTACCCGACTCCATTCTTCACCAAATCCTCTCCTCCATCGACACCACATCCGTCGTCCAGACCTCCGTTTTGTCAAAGAGATGGAGGTACCTTTGGACTTCGGTACCAAACATACACTTGGATTACGACGCATTTCCGGGTAATTTTCATTGCGAGACCAAAAAACGTCGATTCGCACATTTCGTGAATCAGGTCTTGTCTCTCAGAGACGCCTCGAGCGTCTTCCGATTCTACTTACGGTGCATTTTATTCTTGGATGCAGACCTTGTCAAAAACTGCATATGCTATGCATTTCGACACAATGTTCAAGAATTGCTTCTCTGGCCCGACTGGAATTCGTATGTGGAACACTCGGTATTTCCCGCCTGCCTATCCGAAGCCCTTGGAATTTCCTCTAGTTCTCTTATAAGCCTTACGTTGGCGTGTCATGCCTTTGGTATGCCACCGGACAAACCGCTGCGGTTACCTGCATTAAAGACTCTGCGTCTCGCCGGTTGCTGCCATGATTATGCCAATTTCATAACTGGGACTGTTGGGAATTGTACCAACTTGGAAACATTGATTTTGGATGACTTAGAGTTGAATAGTTTGAATATCAATGCTCCTAATCTTAGGAACCTAGAATTACACTACTATGATGATGATTGCAGCTGTGGCAGCTGTTTCGAATCCAAGATTGTGGTTTCAGCACCTGGGCTGACATCCTTCAAGTTGGAAGGACACGCTTTGCCTGTCTTTTCTGCAGCAAGTCTCCCTTGTCTTCACAATGTACACGTGTGCCTGAAAACATGGTCTTTTGATGAATATGAATCATATGATGTACCAGATGAAGAAATCTTGCAAAGGATGCCCCTTAATGTGATGAAGATGCTTGAACAGCTTGGAGAAGCAGATTACGTTACATTGTCCATGGATACTGTTGAG GCCCTTGCAAAGGATCCCGATTCTCTTAACAATCGTCTTTCTCCATTTCGTAAGTTGAAGCACCTAAAGTTGACAACTCCTTCACGGTCTTCAAATCTGCCTTTAAATGTGATTGCCTACTTAACTAAAGGTTCCTCGAGTGACACTTTGGTTGGGGACTTCTATTCATTAG gTAAATGGATACGTGCTTAG